The following are from one region of the Carassius auratus strain Wakin unplaced genomic scaffold, ASM336829v1 scaf_tig00003761, whole genome shotgun sequence genome:
- the LOC113070336 gene encoding galactose-specific lectin nattectin-like isoform X3: protein MAVWPLCLSFFLLFALDASETALLTGISDEAAPLNCRSDGTCTLVRQETCESGWSAYKGRCFRFFNFQRSWIDAEKQCLGYDGNLASVHSYEEYTFVQFMIKYQTQEATPSWIGGYDAVSEGTWLWSDGSKLDQEIWAPSQPDNSNRNEHCLMMNYQPSSNWNDNPCHVKKPYVCVKKYTPAFKFNVKL, encoded by the exons ATGGCAGTCTGGCCtctttgtctgtctttctttctgctcTTTGCTCTGGATGCTTCAG aGACAGCACTTCTTACTGGCATAAGCGATG aGGCAGCACCTCTTAATTGCAGAAGCGATG GGACCTGTACCCTGGTCAGACAAG AAACCTGTGAAAGTGGATGGTCTGCATATAAAGGTAGATGCTTCCGCTTTTTTAACTTCCAGCGTTCCTGGATTGACGCAGAG AAACAGTGTTTGGGCTACGATGGGAACCTGGCCTCTGTACACAGTTATGAGGAGTACACCTTCGTACAGTTCATGATTAAATATCAAACTCAAGAGGCAACTCCGTCCTGGATAGGAGGCTATGACGCTGTTTCA GAGGGAACATGGCTCTGGAGTGATGGATCAAAACTGGACCAAGAGATATGGGCTCCTTCACAACCTGACAATAGCAATAGAAACGAGCACTGTCTTATGATGAACTATCAAC CCTCGAGCAACTGGAATGACAACCCCTGTCATGTTAAAAAGccttatgtgtgtgtgaagaaatACACACCAGCATTTAAGTTTAATGTAAAATTGTGA
- the LOC113070336 gene encoding galactose-specific lectin nattectin-like isoform X4 codes for MAVWPLCLSFFLLFALDASEATPLNGTSNETALLTGISDGTCTLVRQETCESGWSAYKGRCFRFFNFQRSWIDAEKQCLGYDGNLASVHSYEEYTFVQFMIKYQTQEATPSWIGGYDAVSEGTWLWSDGSKLDQEIWAPSQPDNSNRNEHCLMMNYQPSSNWNDNPCHVKKPYVCVKKYTPAFKFNVKL; via the exons ATGGCAGTCTGGCCtctttgtctgtctttctttctgctcTTTGCTCTGGATGCTTCAG AGGCAACACCTCTTAATGGCACAAGCAATG aGACAGCACTTCTTACTGGCATAAGCGATG GGACCTGTACCCTGGTCAGACAAG AAACCTGTGAAAGTGGATGGTCTGCATATAAAGGTAGATGCTTCCGCTTTTTTAACTTCCAGCGTTCCTGGATTGACGCAGAG AAACAGTGTTTGGGCTACGATGGGAACCTGGCCTCTGTACACAGTTATGAGGAGTACACCTTCGTACAGTTCATGATTAAATATCAAACTCAAGAGGCAACTCCGTCCTGGATAGGAGGCTATGACGCTGTTTCA GAGGGAACATGGCTCTGGAGTGATGGATCAAAACTGGACCAAGAGATATGGGCTCCTTCACAACCTGACAATAGCAATAGAAACGAGCACTGTCTTATGATGAACTATCAAC CCTCGAGCAACTGGAATGACAACCCCTGTCATGTTAAAAAGccttatgtgtgtgtgaagaaatACACACCAGCATTTAAGTTTAATGTAAAATTGTGA
- the LOC113070336 gene encoding ladderlectin-like isoform X5: MAVWPLCLSFFLLFALDASEATPLNGTSNGTCTLVRQETCESGWSAYKGRCFRFFNFQRSWIDAEKQCLGYDGNLASVHSYEEYTFVQFMIKYQTQEATPSWIGGYDAVSEGTWLWSDGSKLDQEIWAPSQPDNSNRNEHCLMMNYQPSSNWNDNPCHVKKPYVCVKKYTPAFKFNVKL, encoded by the exons ATGGCAGTCTGGCCtctttgtctgtctttctttctgctcTTTGCTCTGGATGCTTCAG AGGCAACACCTCTTAATGGCACAAGCAATG GGACCTGTACCCTGGTCAGACAAG AAACCTGTGAAAGTGGATGGTCTGCATATAAAGGTAGATGCTTCCGCTTTTTTAACTTCCAGCGTTCCTGGATTGACGCAGAG AAACAGTGTTTGGGCTACGATGGGAACCTGGCCTCTGTACACAGTTATGAGGAGTACACCTTCGTACAGTTCATGATTAAATATCAAACTCAAGAGGCAACTCCGTCCTGGATAGGAGGCTATGACGCTGTTTCA GAGGGAACATGGCTCTGGAGTGATGGATCAAAACTGGACCAAGAGATATGGGCTCCTTCACAACCTGACAATAGCAATAGAAACGAGCACTGTCTTATGATGAACTATCAAC CCTCGAGCAACTGGAATGACAACCCCTGTCATGTTAAAAAGccttatgtgtgtgtgaagaaatACACACCAGCATTTAAGTTTAATGTAAAATTGTGA
- the LOC113070336 gene encoding galactose-specific lectin nattectin-like isoform X2: protein MAVWPLCLSFFLLFALDASEATPLNGTSNEAAPLNCRSDGTCTLVRQETCESGWSAYKGRCFRFFNFQRSWIDAEKQCLGYDGNLASVHSYEEYTFVQFMIKYQTQEATPSWIGGYDAVSEGTWLWSDGSKLDQEIWAPSQPDNSNRNEHCLMMNYQPSSNWNDNPCHVKKPYVCVKKYTPAFKFNVKL, encoded by the exons ATGGCAGTCTGGCCtctttgtctgtctttctttctgctcTTTGCTCTGGATGCTTCAG AGGCAACACCTCTTAATGGCACAAGCAATG aGGCAGCACCTCTTAATTGCAGAAGCGATG GGACCTGTACCCTGGTCAGACAAG AAACCTGTGAAAGTGGATGGTCTGCATATAAAGGTAGATGCTTCCGCTTTTTTAACTTCCAGCGTTCCTGGATTGACGCAGAG AAACAGTGTTTGGGCTACGATGGGAACCTGGCCTCTGTACACAGTTATGAGGAGTACACCTTCGTACAGTTCATGATTAAATATCAAACTCAAGAGGCAACTCCGTCCTGGATAGGAGGCTATGACGCTGTTTCA GAGGGAACATGGCTCTGGAGTGATGGATCAAAACTGGACCAAGAGATATGGGCTCCTTCACAACCTGACAATAGCAATAGAAACGAGCACTGTCTTATGATGAACTATCAAC CCTCGAGCAACTGGAATGACAACCCCTGTCATGTTAAAAAGccttatgtgtgtgtgaagaaatACACACCAGCATTTAAGTTTAATGTAAAATTGTGA
- the LOC113070336 gene encoding ladderlectin-like isoform X1, producing MAVWPLCLSFFLLFALDASEATPLNGTSNETALLTGISDEAAPLNCRSDGTCTLVRQETCESGWSAYKGRCFRFFNFQRSWIDAEKQCLGYDGNLASVHSYEEYTFVQFMIKYQTQEATPSWIGGYDAVSEGTWLWSDGSKLDQEIWAPSQPDNSNRNEHCLMMNYQPSSNWNDNPCHVKKPYVCVKKYTPAFKFNVKL from the exons ATGGCAGTCTGGCCtctttgtctgtctttctttctgctcTTTGCTCTGGATGCTTCAG AGGCAACACCTCTTAATGGCACAAGCAATG aGACAGCACTTCTTACTGGCATAAGCGATG aGGCAGCACCTCTTAATTGCAGAAGCGATG GGACCTGTACCCTGGTCAGACAAG AAACCTGTGAAAGTGGATGGTCTGCATATAAAGGTAGATGCTTCCGCTTTTTTAACTTCCAGCGTTCCTGGATTGACGCAGAG AAACAGTGTTTGGGCTACGATGGGAACCTGGCCTCTGTACACAGTTATGAGGAGTACACCTTCGTACAGTTCATGATTAAATATCAAACTCAAGAGGCAACTCCGTCCTGGATAGGAGGCTATGACGCTGTTTCA GAGGGAACATGGCTCTGGAGTGATGGATCAAAACTGGACCAAGAGATATGGGCTCCTTCACAACCTGACAATAGCAATAGAAACGAGCACTGTCTTATGATGAACTATCAAC CCTCGAGCAACTGGAATGACAACCCCTGTCATGTTAAAAAGccttatgtgtgtgtgaagaaatACACACCAGCATTTAAGTTTAATGTAAAATTGTGA